CACATTGAAACAACAAATGCCGTTCGCTTTGACGGGTGGAGCGTCAGCGCCCTCCCCCCAAAAGTGGCCGAAACCGTCAACCCTGAAGAAACGCACTTGCCCATTCACGTGGGCGCAACGCAAAAAGCCACACCTTTTTTATCCAGCGGTCACGGCAGTTTTGTGTTAAACAACTTATATGTGAAATAAATCATATTCATGCAGGTTTCTCACTAGCACAGGAACCACCACGTCTAGCACCTCTACCTGGCCCACCTCCAGCTGCCATAGGGGGCCTAAGAGTGCCGGGTGAGTCTCTGAGCTACTCAGATGTCTACTTCCTTACCTGTAAGAACATGCGAAGTCGAGAAGATTCTGAGCTCCATGACTAATCTAACAAGGCCAAGTATAAGCTATGTATTACACAGCTAGGCCTAGTGTGGCCCTGTTTCAATGAGCATTGAACTTTGCATCAACAATATGTGACTTGCCGGTGAATTTTCTGGAGACGACACTCTCGTGCTCATTTGGTGTTTCGACAAACCACTAGTATTTGTAAGCAATATTTGCTAATGAGCTACCTTTTTGCtatgctgcttttctttttgcattagcaGTTTTATGTTGAACACGTTGTATATGAAATAAATCATGTTCATGCAGGTTTTCCAGGTCTAGCACCTCCACCTGGCCCACCTCCAGCTATCATAGGGGGCCCAAGAGCGCCGGGTGAGTCCGTGAGCTAGTCGGATGTCTACTTCCTCACCTAAAAGAACATGCGAGGTTGAGAAGGTCGTGAGCTCCATGACTAATCTAACAAGAGAGGCATCAGCTATGCATCACCCAACTATGCATAATGTGGCCCTGTTTCAGCGGACATTGAATTTTGCATAAGTAAATGTTTGACATAACGGTAAATCTTTCTTAAAAGCGACAACCTCACGACCAATGTGTGTTTCGCGAAACCACTAGTATATGTAACCAGTATTTGCCAATGAGCTACCTTCTTTGTATGCTGCTTTTCTTTCTGCATTAACAGTAATATGTTGAACAGGTTGTATCTGAAATAAATCATATTCATGCAGGTGTGCCACCAGCACCGGAGCCACCAGGTCTAGCTCCTCCACCTGGCCCACCTCCAGCTATCATGGGGGGCGCAAGAGCACCGGGTGAGTCTCTGAGCTAGCTAGATGTCTACTTTCTCACCTGGATGAACATGCGAAGTTGAGAAGGTCGTGAGCTCTATGATTAATATAACAAGACAGGTATCAGCTTTGCATTACACAGCAATGCATAGTGTAGCCTTGATTTAAAAACATTGACCTTTGCATAAATAAGTGTGTGGCCCACTGGTGAATATTATTGGCAAGCGACAACCTCGCGACCAACGAGTGTTTCAAGAAACCACGAGTATGTCTAAGCAGTGTTTGCTAATTAGCTATCTTCGTGCTATGGTGTTTATCTTTTTGCATTAGCAGTTTTATGTTGAACACGTCGTATCTGAATTAAGTCAAATTTATGCAGGTGTTCCACCAGCGCCGGGACCACTacgtccagcacctccacctggCCCACCTCCAGCTGCCATGGGGGGCCCAAGAGCGCCAGGTGAGTCTCTGAGCTACTCAGATGTCTACTTCCTCACCTAGAAGAATATGCGAAGTTGAGAAGGTCGTAAGCTCCATGACTAATCTAACATTACAGGTATCAGCTATGCATGACCCAGCTATGCATAGTGTGGCCCTGTTTCTGCGGACATTGAATTTTGCATAAGTAAATGTCTGACATCACGGTAAATCTTTCTCAAAAGCGACAACCTCGCGCCCAATGTGTGTTTCGCGAAACCACTAGTATATTTAACCAGTATTTGCTAATGAGCTACCTTCTTTGTATGCTCCTTTTCTTTCTGCATTTACAGTAATGTGTTGAACAGGTTGTATCTGAAATAAATCATATTCATGCAGGTGTGCCACCAGCACCGGAGCCACCAGGTCTAGCTCCTCCACCTGGCCCACCTCCAGCTATCATGGGGGGCGCAAGAGCACCGGGTGAGTCTCTGAGCTAGCTAGATGTCTACTTTCTCACCTGGATGAACATGCGAAGTTGAGAAGGTCGTGAGCTCTATGATTAATATAACAAGACAGGTATCAGCTTTGCATTACCCAGCAATGCATAGTGTAGCCTTGATTTAAAAACATTGACCTTTGCATAAATAAGTGTGTGGCCCACTGGTGAATATTATTGGCAAGCGACAACCTCGCGACCAACGAGTGTTTCAAGAAACCACGAGTATGTCTAAGCAGTGTTTGCTAATTAGCTATCTTCGTGCTATGGTGTTTATCTTTTTGCATTACCAGTTTTATGTTGAACACGTCGTATCTGAATTAAGTCAAATTTATGCAGGTGTTCCACCAGCACCGGGACCACTacgtccagcacctccacctggCCCACCTCCAGCTGACATGGGGGGCCCAAGAGCGCCAGGTGAGTCTCTGAGCTACTCAGATGTCTACTTCCTCACCTAGAAGAATATGCGAAGTTGAGAAGGTCGTAAGCTCCATGACTAATCTAACATTACAGGTATCAGCTATGCATGACCCAGCTATGCATAGTGTGGCCCTGTTTCAGCGGACATTGAATTTTGCATAAGTAAATGTCTGACATCACGGTAAATCTTTCTCAAAAGCGACAACCTCGCACCCAAAGTGTATTTCGCGAAACCACTAGTATATGTAACCAGTATTTGCTAATGAGCTACCTTCTTTGTATGCTCCTTTTCTTTCTGCATTTACAGTAATGTGTTGAACAGGTTGTAACTGAAATAAATCATATTCATGCAGGTGTGCCACCAGCACTGGAGCCACCAGGTCTAGCTCCTCCACCTGGCCCACCTACAGCTATCATGGGGGGCGCAAGAGCACCGGGTGAGTCTCTGAGCTAGCTAGATGTCTACTTTCTCACCTGAATGAACATGCGAAGTTGAGAAGGTCGTGAGCTCTATGATTAATATAACAAGACAGGTATCAGCTTTGCATTACCCAGCAATGCATAGTGTAGCCTTGATTTAAAAACATTGACCTTTGCATAAATAAGTGTGTGGCCCACTGGTGAATATTATTGGCAAGCGACAACCTCGCGACCAACGAGTGTTTCAAGAAACCAAGAGTATGTCTAAGCAGTGTTTGCTAATTAGCTATCTTCATGCTATGGTGTTTATCTTTTTGCATTAGCAGTTTTATGTTGAACACGTCGTATCTGAATTAAGTCAAATTTATGCAGGTGTTCCACGAGCACCGGGACCACTacgtccagcacctccacctggCCCACCTCCAGCTGTCATGGGGGGCCCAAGAGCGCCAGGTGAGTCTCTGAGCTACTCAGATATCTACTTCCTCACCTAGAAGAATATGTGAAGTTGAGAAGGTCGTAAGCTCCATGACTAATCTAACATTACAGGTATCAGCTATGCATGACCCAGCTATGCATAGAGTGGCCCTGTTTCAGCGGACATTGAATTTTGCATAAGTAAATGTCTGACATCACGGTAAATCTTTCTCAAAAGCGACAACCTCGCACCCAATGTGTGTTTCGCGAAACCAGTAATATATGTAACCAGTATTGGCTAATGAGCTACCTTCTTTGTATGCTCCTTTTCTTTCTGCATTTACAGTAATGTGTTGAACAGGTTGTATCTGAAATAAATCATATTCATGCAGGTGTGCCACCAGCACCGGAGCCACCAGGTCTAGCTCCTCCACCTGGCCCACCTCCAGCTATAATGGGGGGCGCAAGAGCACCGGGTGAGTCTCTGAGCTAGCTAGATGTCTACTTTCTCACCTGGATGAACATGCGAAGTTGAGAAGGTCGTGAGCTCTATGATTAATATAACAAGACAGGTATCAGCTTTGCATTACCCAGCAATGCATAGTGTAGCCTTGATTTAAAAACATTGACCTTTGCATAAATAAGTGACGGCCCACTGGTGAATATTATTGGCAAGCGACAACCTCGCGACCAACGAGTGTTTCAAGAAACCACGAGTATGTCTAAGCAGTGTTTGCTAATTAGCTATCTTCGTGCTATGGTGTTTATCTTTTTGCATTAGCAGTTTTATGTTGAACACGTCGTATCTGAATTAAGTCAAATTTATGCAGGTGTTCCACCAGCACCGGGACCACTacgtccagcacctccacctggCCCACCTCCAGCTGTCATGGGGGGCCCAAGAGCGCCAGGTGAGTCTCTGAGCTACTCAGATGTCTACTTCCTCACCTAGAAGAATATGCGAAGTTGAGAAGGTCGTAAGCTCCATGACTAATCTAACATTACAGGTATCAGCTATGCATGACCCAGCAATGCATAGTGTGGCCCTGTTTTAGCGGACATTCAATTTTGCATAAGTAAATGTCTGACTACACGGTAAATCTTTCTCAAAATCGACAACCTCGCGCCCAATGTGTGTTTCGCGAAACCACTAGTATATGTAACCAGTATTTGCTAATAAGCTACCTTCTTTGTATGCTCCTTTTCTTTCTGCATTTACAGTA
The nucleotide sequence above comes from Rhipicephalus microplus isolate Deutch F79 chromosome 2, USDA_Rmic, whole genome shotgun sequence. Encoded proteins:
- the LOC142784494 gene encoding uncharacterized protein LOC142784494, whose product is MAGSRAPEPGPQRPAPPPGSPPAVMGGSRRPSVAQAQGPPRREPPPGPPPAVMGGPRTPGFSLAQEPPRLAPLPGPPPAAIGGLRVPGFPGLAPPPGPPPAIIGGPRAPGVPPAPEPPGLAPPPGPPPAIMGGARAPGVPPAPGPLRPAPPPGPPPAAMGGPRAPGVPPAPEPPGLAPPPGPPPAIMGGARAPGVPPAPGPLRPAPPPGPPPADMGGPRAPGVPPALEPPGLAPPPGPPTAIMGGARAPGESLS